The DNA sequence AGTTCTGGATTTTACAGAGATTATCAGAGATCATGGGTTTTGCTGATATGGAAGGAACAAGGATGGAGTGGCTTGAAATTATAGCTTCAAAGGTTCTTGATTATCATGGAATAGAAATTTGTGATCTCCTGGAAAAACCATACAGATCACCGGGATTCCCTCCGGTCCCATTTGAGGGGCCTTTATTCTATACAGACAATGGAAGGTTCAATTTACCATCGGACAGGCCTTACGAGATGGAGCAACATGATGGGGCACACCCTGAAAATTCCATAAGGCTTTTAACAGTCATGTCACCACAGTGGGTAGGTTCCGTTGAGCCTACCTTTCATAAAGGTCTTGTAGAAATTTACCTAAACCCCGGAACGCTTTCACAACTTGGTTTTAATGATGGAGAGATTTCAGTCGCGGAATCAAATGCAGGAAAGAGTTGTGTGATTGTACGTTCCAGCGAGGATGTCCATCCACTATGCGCCCTTTCATTCAGGGGGACATGGTTATCAAAGGGAGGCTGTATAAATACTGTCATTGAGGATAGAGAGACAATTATGGGTCATGGAACAGCTTACAACGAGACCAGAATAAAATTAAAAAAAGTTTCAGGCGGCGTTTCTGTTCATGAAATGTGCCATGAGACTCACAAGTATAAATCCCGCCACTATGAGTGAAACTATCTGAATGGCTGCATTCACAGTATCACCTCATTCATCAACTGCCTCGATCAGGCATACCCCACCTTCACATTCATGTTCAAGTTCGATGAGGTACTCCTTCAGCTTCTCAACATCAATTGTTGTAAGGCCCTTTATCATATCACTGTCGATCTTTATCTGCAGAACCCCTGCGTTGTTGGTGACGACCTTTCCAGGTATATACACACGGCCGAGGGATAGTCTCACGGTATCCCCGGGCTTCACCTCCTCCTTTATGTACCTGCAGAGTTCCTCACAGGTTGCTATTCTATTTTCCTTTTTCAAAGAGATCACCTTCCACTGGATTATATGCACCTATGGTGCTTATAAAAATAAGGTTTACACTTCATCCACATATCTGAATTCCCTGAGATCCATGAGTCTCTCGATGGCCTTCATCCTTATCTCAACACCCGCCTCTCTGACAGCTGCAAGGGGGTTCAGGCCGCCGGGTGTGACTATACCTGCGTGATACTTCTCCACACGGGCATTGTACAGTATCTCGCCGGGGACGCCGATTTTGAGCACACTGAATCCTGCTTCAGAGAGTTCTTCAATCAGGCCCTCAGCATGGTCCCTTGCAAGGTACGGGACCTCCCTCAGACTCGCAAGGACCCTGCCCTGTCCATTGAGGGCTTCAAGGACCGCAGTCATATTCTTTGATACGTAGATCTCATGGGGGTCAAGGGAGGAACCACTGTAGGCTGTGAGCTCAACAAAGCGGGGGGCCCTGCCGCCGACCTCAAGCAGACCCCCGTACTTTGGTGTGGACATGATACCGCTCTTTATCAGTACACCATCCAGTGTGAGACTGCATACAGTTGCAATTCCAGCCATGCCCCCCTCATCGGTGACTCCTATCATGGGGAGGGTGGAGAATTCTGGCCTCTCACTGAGAACCTGACCTATGACTTCAAGGGCATAATCCAGATCATCCCTGCTTATGAGGGATATGTTGGCTATAACCCTCCCTGAAAGGTCCTCTGGATTTAAATCCACTCTGTTTATGAGGTTCCAGGCCTTTGACAGGAGGAAGCGGACCTTGACACCCCTTTCAGGTGCAGAAACCATTAACTTTCTCTCAGGCTTTACAAGGGGCTTCAGGCTCTGGAATTCTATGAGGTTCTCTGCCAGTTTAATTTCTGCACGGTAGCCGGCCTCCTGGATGGCGCAGAGGGGAGTTATACCCCCTATGATTGCAACACCCACCATTCCATCTGCAACCGGGACACCCAGGACGTCCTCTCCGGGTTCTCCAACCTTGAGCACCCCTGATATCCCGATTCCCTCAAGTTTCCTCAGAATTTTCACGGCGTCCTCCCTTCCGGTCCCTGGCACGAGGCGGAGATTTGCCGGTACCAGCCCATCCCCCTCCTCAATGACACTGAGAACCGAGGTCATGTTCTCTGAGGTGAAGGCCTCCAGGGGTGTCATCGATGTTTTCTTGTAGGCTATGAGCTCTGTGAAGTTCACTGGCTGATGGTCCTCAAATCTCACAAGGCCCCCGAACTGGGGTATGACAGGTATGCCACTGGCGAGCAGGATGCCGTCGACGGTTGTCCCGCATATGGTGCTTATTATGCACCCATCACCATCCCTTTCAAGCTTAACCCTTGGGCTGAGGCAGAGCCCATTTCTCATAACATGTTTGAGGGTCTCAATGGACCGGGGGGATATCCTTGACGTGTTAACGACAACCTTCCCCTCGAGGGTGTCAGGGTTGAAGCTTGTATTGTATATCATGCTCTCAAACTTTGAGAATATGAAATCGACCTGGTCATAGACGAGGCCACGGTTTATCTCCTGCAGCCCCTTCTCTGTTATTCTCCTTCCAGCATAACCAACCCTTTCTGTGAAGCCCTTTTCGTCAAGTATGCGCATGTGGTATCTGACGGCCCGTTCCCCGAGGTTGTACCCTTTCTTCCTGAGTTCAGATGCTATTATCTTTGCCCCGAGGACATCATCATGCTCTGCAAGGATCCTTAAAATCTCCATCATCTTCTGGTTGGTCTCATCAGCCATCAGAAACACCATATAAAAAGTAGGGGGAGGGTTTATTTAAAGGTTAAGAAAAAAAGGAAGTAAATTTTGAG is a window from the Methanothermobacter thermautotrophicus str. Delta H genome containing:
- a CDS encoding DUF2097 domain-containing protein, whose protein sequence is MISLKKENRIATCEELCRYIKEEVKPGDTVRLSLGRVYIPGKVVTNNAGVLQIKIDSDMIKGLTTIDVEKLKEYLIELEHECEGGVCLIEAVDE
- a CDS encoding DUF128 domain-containing protein, whose protein sequence is MADETNQKMMEILRILAEHDDVLGAKIIASELRKKGYNLGERAVRYHMRILDEKGFTERVGYAGRRITEKGLQEINRGLVYDQVDFIFSKFESMIYNTSFNPDTLEGKVVVNTSRISPRSIETLKHVMRNGLCLSPRVKLERDGDGCIISTICGTTVDGILLASGIPVIPQFGGLVRFEDHQPVNFTELIAYKKTSMTPLEAFTSENMTSVLSVIEEGDGLVPANLRLVPGTGREDAVKILRKLEGIGISGVLKVGEPGEDVLGVPVADGMVGVAIIGGITPLCAIQEAGYRAEIKLAENLIEFQSLKPLVKPERKLMVSAPERGVKVRFLLSKAWNLINRVDLNPEDLSGRVIANISLISRDDLDYALEVIGQVLSERPEFSTLPMIGVTDEGGMAGIATVCSLTLDGVLIKSGIMSTPKYGGLLEVGGRAPRFVELTAYSGSSLDPHEIYVSKNMTAVLEALNGQGRVLASLREVPYLARDHAEGLIEELSEAGFSVLKIGVPGEILYNARVEKYHAGIVTPGGLNPLAAVREAGVEIRMKAIERLMDLREFRYVDEV